In the Arachis ipaensis cultivar K30076 chromosome B10, Araip1.1, whole genome shotgun sequence genome, one interval contains:
- the LOC107623702 gene encoding LOB domain-containing protein 20, protein MAEPQGGGAEGSRRRSTSAARRGAAAPTQEGAPPPSPSSPCGACKFLRRKCVAGCIFAPHFSSDQGAAKFAAVHKVFGASNVSKLLLHVPAHRRNEAVATICYEAQARLSDPVYGCVSTILSLQQQVASLQAEVAMTQTQVMNGRIAYASVLDTTQQQQQPQQQALQHHHPNMMINNLGLYPAFSNSSSASTTNLMNITNFNPATGGFDLSMEAATAPSSSHSIHPLHHNSNFSRLSQYDDDDEQESKIPPVFNPDL, encoded by the exons ATGGCTGAGCCACAAGGCGGTGGTGCTGAAGGAAGCAGGCGTAGAAGCACTAGTGCCGCAAGGCGTGGCGCGGCGGCGCCAACGCAAGAGGGAGCGCCGCCGCCATCTCCGAGTAGTCCATGCGGGGCTTGCAAGTTCTTGAGGAGGAAGTGTGTTGCAGGGTGCATCTTTGCACCCCACTTTAGCTCGGACCAAGGTGCCGCTAAGTTTGCGGCGGTTCACAAGGTGTTTGGTGCTAGCAATGTGTCGAAGCTTTTGTTGCATGTTCCGGCACACCGCCGCAATGAAGCGGTGGCGACTATTTGTTACGAGGCTCAGGCAAGGCTATCTGATCCGGTTTATGGTTGTGTGTCCACCATTCTCTCTTTGCAACAACAG GTGGCATCTTTGCAAGCAGAGGTGGCTATGACTCAAACTCAAGTGATGAATGGAAGGATTGCATATGCAAGTGTTCTTGACACCacccagcagcagcagcagccgcAACAACAAGCACTACAGCATCACCACCCAAACATGATGATCAACAATTTGGGGCTGTATCCAGCATTCTCAAACAGCTCATCTGCCTCCACAACTAACCTTATGAACATCACCAACTTCAACCCTGCTACCGGTGGTTTCGACCTCTCAATGGAGGCGGCAACAGCACCCTCATCGTCTCACAGCATTCATCCACTTCATCATAATAGCAATTTCTCTCGCTTGTCtcaatatgatgatgatgatgaacaaGAAAGCAAGATTCCTCCGGTCTTTAACCCTGATCTGTAG